The following are encoded together in the Geobacter sulfurreducens PCA genome:
- the gnfL gene encoding nitrogen fixation sensor histidine kinase GnfL, translated as MTTEEKKEEFLATVIDSVGDGVIVIDLDGRIALMNPAAEEISGISRRQAVGHRFALVFHREAVLREMVGKTATSGMTISDHENIVIRKLKQLTPVSATTFPLMLPHGETTGTILVLRDITSIRELEDAVRNADRLSTLGTLAAGLAHEIKNPLGGIKGAAQLLELELPTESELRDNVRIMLKEVERVNRIVEELLALASPRGLQLSKVNLHKVIGDILTLQKRSTEGKNVAFQQQFDPSIPPILADEGLLTQLFLNLVKNAMEAVDDGGCIRVASRVISDYSMTQKGERRSRMVAIDVADDGPGIPPERLEQLFTPFFTTKTKGTGLGLAICQKIVTEHRGMIKVESYPGKGTTFTVMLPLIQ; from the coding sequence ATGACCACCGAAGAAAAGAAAGAGGAATTCCTTGCCACCGTGATCGACAGCGTCGGAGACGGCGTCATCGTCATCGACCTGGACGGACGGATCGCCCTGATGAACCCCGCTGCGGAGGAGATCTCCGGCATTTCGCGGCGGCAGGCCGTGGGACATCGCTTCGCCCTCGTCTTCCACCGGGAGGCGGTGCTGCGGGAGATGGTCGGCAAGACCGCCACCAGCGGCATGACCATCTCCGACCACGAGAACATCGTCATCCGGAAGCTGAAGCAGCTGACGCCGGTTTCGGCGACCACCTTCCCACTTATGCTTCCTCACGGCGAAACCACCGGGACGATCCTGGTGCTGCGCGACATCACCAGCATCCGGGAGCTGGAAGATGCCGTCCGCAATGCCGACCGGCTTTCCACCCTGGGAACCCTGGCCGCGGGATTGGCCCACGAGATCAAGAACCCCCTGGGGGGCATCAAGGGAGCGGCCCAGCTCCTGGAGCTGGAACTGCCCACCGAAAGCGAGTTGCGCGACAACGTCCGGATCATGCTCAAGGAGGTGGAGCGGGTCAACCGGATTGTTGAGGAGCTTCTGGCCTTGGCCTCGCCCCGGGGACTGCAACTGAGCAAGGTGAACCTCCATAAGGTCATCGGCGACATCCTCACGCTCCAGAAGCGCTCGACCGAAGGGAAGAACGTCGCCTTCCAGCAGCAGTTCGATCCCAGCATCCCGCCCATCCTTGCCGACGAGGGGCTGTTGACCCAGCTTTTTCTGAACCTCGTGAAAAACGCGATGGAGGCGGTGGATGACGGCGGCTGCATCCGGGTCGCCAGCCGGGTGATATCCGACTACTCAATGACCCAGAAGGGCGAGCGACGCTCGCGGATGGTGGCCATCGACGTGGCCGACGATGGACCTGGCATCCCGCCGGAGCGGCTCGAGCAGCTCTTCACGCCCTTTTTCACCACCAAGACCAAGGGGACGGGCCTGGGGCTGGCCATCTGCCAGAAAATCGTGACGGAGCATCGGGGAATGATCAAGGTGGAATCGTACCCCGGCAAAGGGACCACCTTCACGGTGATGCTCCCCCTGATTCAGTAG
- a CDS encoding hydrolase, with product MGIMEKFFLDRQQAVLVVIDVQEKLCAAMDPEVLERLTKNTGILLEAAQDLGMPVVATEQYVKGLGCTLPVLKEKIEGDACEKMTFSCCGDDAFLNRLAALGRKQVIITGMETHVCVLQTVIELLERGYHVHLVRDAIMSRRKENWFVGMEVARDAGAVITSTEAALFQLLRVAGSEEFKKLSKLVR from the coding sequence ATGGGAATTATGGAGAAGTTCTTCCTCGACCGGCAGCAGGCAGTGCTCGTGGTCATCGACGTGCAGGAAAAGCTCTGCGCGGCCATGGACCCGGAAGTTCTGGAACGGCTCACGAAAAATACCGGCATTCTGCTGGAGGCCGCCCAGGATCTCGGCATGCCGGTGGTTGCCACTGAGCAGTACGTGAAAGGCCTCGGCTGCACCCTTCCGGTCCTGAAGGAAAAGATCGAGGGAGACGCTTGCGAGAAAATGACCTTCAGCTGCTGCGGCGACGACGCGTTCCTGAACCGTCTCGCGGCACTGGGACGCAAGCAGGTCATCATCACCGGCATGGAAACCCATGTCTGCGTGCTCCAGACGGTCATCGAGCTCCTGGAGCGGGGCTACCATGTCCACCTGGTGCGGGATGCCATTATGAGCCGCCGCAAGGAAAACTGGTTCGTGGGAATGGAAGTGGCGCGGGACGCCGGCGCGGTCATCACCTCCACCGAAGCGGCCCTGTTCCAGCTCCTCCGCGTGGCCGGCAGCGAAGAGTTCAAAAAACTGTCGAAACTGGTGCGCTAG
- the gnfM gene encoding nitrogen fixation sigma-54 dependent transcriptional regulator GnfM, whose product MLLNRILVADDEESMRWVLSKALRKKGFTVDLARDGEEALRLIQSNEYDLAILDIKMPGFTGLELLDKVRELKHDLLMVIMTAEASMKNAVEAMKRGAYDYITKPFDLDVIDAIIEKVHKAREITSQMTILREELKERYHLEKNIIGNSPAMREVYKTIGKVAPSDVTVLVQGESGTGKELIARAIHFNSKRIGKPFIALNCAAIPKDLLESELFGFEKGAFTGAVERKLGKFEQANGGTIFLDEIGDMPLDLQAKILRVLQEKEVTRTGGSQNIAVDVRIVAATNQNLEELVRKKQFREDLFYRLNVVPIQLVPLRERKEDVPLLVDYFLQNACAELEVSPKKCSPEAMALLTTHSWPGNVRELENTIKRAVILSSDPLLTPSDFPGLRARQTGSEATAADDLSLEALVDMKLRASLTNLDKMESGDIYNLVLKQIERPLIRFVLEKTRGNQVKGAEILGINRNTLRKKIQELGIELRKD is encoded by the coding sequence ATGTTACTGAACCGCATATTGGTTGCCGATGACGAAGAAAGCATGCGCTGGGTCCTCTCGAAGGCCCTGCGCAAAAAGGGATTCACCGTGGACCTCGCCCGCGACGGAGAGGAAGCCCTGCGACTGATCCAGTCCAACGAGTACGACTTGGCCATCCTCGACATCAAGATGCCCGGCTTCACCGGGCTGGAATTGCTCGACAAGGTACGGGAGCTCAAGCACGATCTCCTCATGGTGATCATGACCGCCGAGGCGAGCATGAAAAACGCCGTGGAGGCCATGAAGCGGGGGGCCTACGATTACATCACCAAGCCCTTCGACCTGGATGTAATCGATGCCATCATCGAAAAGGTGCACAAGGCCCGGGAGATCACCTCCCAAATGACTATTCTGCGGGAAGAGCTGAAAGAGCGCTATCACCTGGAGAAGAACATCATCGGCAACTCCCCCGCCATGCGGGAAGTCTACAAGACCATCGGCAAGGTTGCCCCCAGCGACGTGACCGTTCTCGTTCAGGGGGAGTCAGGGACCGGCAAAGAGCTCATCGCCCGGGCTATTCACTTCAACTCCAAGCGGATCGGCAAGCCGTTCATCGCCCTCAACTGCGCCGCCATTCCCAAAGATTTGCTGGAAAGCGAACTCTTCGGCTTCGAAAAGGGGGCGTTCACCGGCGCCGTCGAGCGCAAGCTGGGCAAGTTTGAGCAGGCCAACGGCGGCACCATCTTCCTTGACGAGATCGGCGACATGCCCCTCGATCTCCAGGCAAAAATCCTGCGGGTGCTCCAGGAGAAGGAAGTTACCCGCACCGGCGGCAGCCAGAACATCGCCGTGGACGTACGGATCGTGGCAGCCACCAACCAGAACCTGGAGGAACTGGTCCGCAAGAAGCAGTTCCGGGAGGATCTCTTCTACCGGCTCAACGTGGTGCCTATTCAGCTGGTACCGCTGAGGGAGCGTAAGGAAGACGTGCCGCTTCTGGTGGACTATTTCCTCCAAAACGCCTGCGCGGAACTGGAGGTTTCGCCAAAAAAATGCTCTCCCGAGGCCATGGCGCTCCTCACCACCCACAGCTGGCCGGGCAACGTACGGGAACTGGAGAATACCATCAAGCGGGCGGTGATCCTCTCGTCCGACCCGCTTCTCACCCCATCCGACTTTCCGGGGCTGCGTGCCCGCCAGACGGGAAGCGAGGCGACCGCTGCGGACGACCTCTCCCTGGAAGCCCTGGTGGACATGAAACTGCGGGCAAGCCTCACCAACCTGGACAAAATGGAGAGCGGGGATATCTATAACCTGGTCCTCAAGCAGATCGAGCGGCCTCTCATCCGCTTCGTCCTGGAAAAGACGCGTGGCAACCAGGTGAAAGGAGCTGAGATCCTCGGCATTAACCGCAACACGCTACGCAAGAAGATTCAGGAGCTGGGCATCGAACTGAGAAAAGACTGA